One window of Entelurus aequoreus isolate RoL-2023_Sb linkage group LG06, RoL_Eaeq_v1.1, whole genome shotgun sequence genomic DNA carries:
- the axin1 gene encoding axin-1 isoform X4 — MTVSDQRAFLVDLGGSFNEDAPRPPVPGEEGELVLTGGRQYHRPAFPPKNLKCEASVATPRRPDLDLGYEPEGSASPTPPYVRWAESLHSLLDDQDGIHLFRTFVKQEACVDLLDFWFACSGFRKLEASKGNDDKRLKLAKAIYKKYILDNNGIVSRQVKPATKSFIKDCVMKQHIDSAMFDQAQTEIQTMMEENTYPLFLKSDIYLESTQTQGESPKLYADQSPTSGSGKSLVGYLPTLNEHEEWRCDQDPEEMPDCDPTPSSGLAQRPLMETPQQRTANRFQDEYRLATCREPANRYYANAGHALAPATSANDSEQQSMSSDGDTLSLTDSSVDGVPPYRYHKPHRREMQESARANGRVPLPLIPRTNRIPKDIHIVPERFAADLILRLEGVLRERETEERLERLRLEEEVDEMNTSFANHRFPDAVHPQNSNYADYFQRDSHEENPESILDDHVQRVMKTPGCQSPGTGRHSPKSCSPSGFLGGKGITVPSLSKYASRHCLKGESGHMHHYKAGVGKSKEQMESPWGEDVGHGPKSCMFADGIGFTNMEHITHGSKGGVQCRRACKRGEEVPGPGDDMEKNQKIFLWLMEGQKEMIRHKRSPYGSTTGSKKVPGHAGSHPGSAWDNVQPSHPFIQDPTMPPNPAPSPLIQLEEVRRRLEEEKLKSGVLQPKQRHKAPQKQPCDNTTVAYYFCGEPIPYRTSVKGRLVTLGQFKELLTKKGNYKYYFKKKSDEFDCGVVFEEVREDDATLPIFEEKIIGKVEKVD, encoded by the exons ATGACCGTGAGCGACCAAAGGGCCTTCTTGGTGGACCTGGGTGGCAGCTTCAATGAGGATGCTCCCAGACCTCCAGTCCCTGGGGAAGAAGGCGAACTGGTACTCACCGGCGGCCGCCAGTACCACCGCCCTGCCTTTCCACCCAAGAACCTTAAATGTGAGGCGTCCGTTGCTACCCCTCGGCGACCCGACCTGGACTTGGGCTACGAGCCTGAGGGCAGCGCCTCCCCGACTCCGCCTTACGTGAGATGGGCGGAGTCCCTTCACTCCCTCCTGGATGACCAAGATGGCATCCATCTGTTTAGGACGTTTGTCAAACAGGAGGCCTGCGTCGACCTGTTGGACTTCTGGTTTGCTTGCAGCGGTTTCCGCAAGCTTGAAGCCAGCAAGGGCAACGACGACAAGCGTTTAAAACTGGCCAAAGCCATCTATAAGAAATACATCCTGGACAACAACGGCATTGTTTCCAGGCAGGTCAAACCAGCGACTAAGTCCTTCATCAAAGACTGTGTGATGAAGCAGCACATCGATTCTGCCATGTTTGACCAAGCTCAGACCGAGATCCAGACCATGATGGAGGAAAACACCTACCCTTTATTCCTTAAATCCGACATATATTTAGAAAGCACGCAGACACAAGGTGAGAGTCCCAAATTGTACGCCGATCAAAGTCCGACTTCTGGCAGTGGAAAAAGTCTGGTGGGTTATTTGCCGACGTTAAATGAGCACGAGGAATGGAGATGCGACCAAGACCCTGAAGAGATGCCTGATTGTGACCCTACTCCCAGCAGCGGGCTCGCGCAGAGACCGCTCATGGAAACGCCACAACAACGCACTGCCAACAGATTCCAGGATGAGTACAG ACTTGCCACCTGTCGGGAGCCTGCCAACCGCTACTACGCCAACGCCGGTCATGCATTGGCGCCCGCCACCAGCGCCAACGACAGTGAGCAGCAGAGCATGTCCAGCGACGGGGACACGCTTTCCCTCACAGACAGCAGTGT TGATGGTGTCCCACCCTACAGATACCATAAGCCTCATCGGCGGGAGATGCAAGAGAGCGCTCGAGCAAACGGGCGTGTGCCTTTGCCTCTCATCCCC CGCACAAACAGGATTCCGAAGGACATCCACATTGTGCCGGAGCGCTTCGCCGCTGACCTGATCCTCCGCTTGGAGGGCGTTCTGCGAGAGCGGGAGACAGAAGAGCGTCTGGAGAGACTACGACTG GAAGAGGAAGTCGATGAAATGAACACGTCATTTGCCAACCATCGGTTCCCCGATGCTGTTCATCCGCAGAATTCCAACTATGCCGACTACTTCCAGAGGGACTCCCACGAGGAGAACCCGGAGAGCATTCTGGATGACCACGTCCAGCGCGTCATGAAGACTCCCGGCTGCCAGTCGCCGGGAACGGGACGCCATTCTCCCAAGTCTTGCTCGCCAAGTGGCTTCCTAGGGGGTAAAGGGATTACGGTGCCATCTTTGAGTAAATATGCATCCAGGCATTGTCTCAAGGGAGAGTCCGGCCACATGCACCACTACAAAGCTGGGGTCGGGAAGTCCAAAGAGCAAATGGAGTCACCCTGGGGAGAAGACGTGGGTCATGGACCCAAGTCTTGCATGTTTGCAGATGGCATTGGATTCACAAACATGGAGCATATAACTCATgg AAGTAAAGGCGGTGTGCAGTGTAGGCGAGCATGCAAGCGTGGGGAGGAGGTGCCAGGTCCTGGAGATGACATGGAGAAGAACCAGAAGATCTTCTTATGGCTGATGGAGGGGCAGAAGGAGATGATCCGACACAAAAGGAGTCCCTATGG CAGCACCACAGGCTCCAAGAAGGTTCCCGGCCACGCTGGATCCCATCCCGGCTCAGCCTGGGACAACGTGCAGCCATCGCATCCTTTCATCCAGGACCCCACCATGCCCCCCAACCCAGCCCCGAGCCCCCTCATCCAGCTGGAGGAGGTCCGCAGGCGTCTGGAGGAGGAGAAACTCAAGTCTGGAGTTTTGCAACCCAAGCAGAG acACAAAGCTCCTCAGAAGCAACCGTGTGACAACACCACAGTGGCGTATTATTTCTGCGGGGAGCCAATACCGTACAGGACGTCCGTCAAAGGGCGACTGGTGACGCTCGGCCAGTTTAAAGAGCTGCTGACCAAGAAAGGAAACTACAA
- the axin1 gene encoding axin-1 isoform X1 yields the protein MTVSDQRAFLVDLGGSFNEDAPRPPVPGEEGELVLTGGRQYHRPAFPPKNLKCEASVATPRRPDLDLGYEPEGSASPTPPYVRWAESLHSLLDDQDGIHLFRTFVKQEACVDLLDFWFACSGFRKLEASKGNDDKRLKLAKAIYKKYILDNNGIVSRQVKPATKSFIKDCVMKQHIDSAMFDQAQTEIQTMMEENTYPLFLKSDIYLESTQTQGESPKLYADQSPTSGSGKSLVGYLPTLNEHEEWRCDQDPEEMPDCDPTPSSGLAQRPLMETPQQRTANRFQDEYRLATCREPANRYYANAGHALAPATSANDSEQQSMSSDGDTLSLTDSSVDGVPPYRYHKPHRREMQESARANGRVPLPLIPRTNRIPKDIHIVPERFAADLILRLEGVLRERETEERLERLRLEEEVDEMNTSFANHRFPDAVHPQNSNYADYFQRDSHEENPESILDDHVQRVMKTPGCQSPGTGRHSPKSCSPSGFLGGKGITVPSLSKYASRHCLKGESGHMHHYKAGVGKSKEQMESPWGEDVGHGPKSCMFADGIGFTNMEHITHGSKGGVQCRRACKRGEEVPGPGDDMEKNQKIFLWLMEGQKEMIRHKRSPYGSTTGSKKVPGHAGSHPGSAWDNVQPSHPFIQDPTMPPNPAPSPLIQLEEVRRRLEEEKLKSGVLQPKQRYVMEVIQRGRTAVRPALVPPLSMVPAVSDCAPSEPEHKAPQKQPCDNTTVAYYFCGEPIPYRTSVKGRLVTLGQFKELLTKKGNYKYYFKKKSDEFDCGVVFEEVREDDATLPIFEEKIIGKVEKVD from the exons ATGACCGTGAGCGACCAAAGGGCCTTCTTGGTGGACCTGGGTGGCAGCTTCAATGAGGATGCTCCCAGACCTCCAGTCCCTGGGGAAGAAGGCGAACTGGTACTCACCGGCGGCCGCCAGTACCACCGCCCTGCCTTTCCACCCAAGAACCTTAAATGTGAGGCGTCCGTTGCTACCCCTCGGCGACCCGACCTGGACTTGGGCTACGAGCCTGAGGGCAGCGCCTCCCCGACTCCGCCTTACGTGAGATGGGCGGAGTCCCTTCACTCCCTCCTGGATGACCAAGATGGCATCCATCTGTTTAGGACGTTTGTCAAACAGGAGGCCTGCGTCGACCTGTTGGACTTCTGGTTTGCTTGCAGCGGTTTCCGCAAGCTTGAAGCCAGCAAGGGCAACGACGACAAGCGTTTAAAACTGGCCAAAGCCATCTATAAGAAATACATCCTGGACAACAACGGCATTGTTTCCAGGCAGGTCAAACCAGCGACTAAGTCCTTCATCAAAGACTGTGTGATGAAGCAGCACATCGATTCTGCCATGTTTGACCAAGCTCAGACCGAGATCCAGACCATGATGGAGGAAAACACCTACCCTTTATTCCTTAAATCCGACATATATTTAGAAAGCACGCAGACACAAGGTGAGAGTCCCAAATTGTACGCCGATCAAAGTCCGACTTCTGGCAGTGGAAAAAGTCTGGTGGGTTATTTGCCGACGTTAAATGAGCACGAGGAATGGAGATGCGACCAAGACCCTGAAGAGATGCCTGATTGTGACCCTACTCCCAGCAGCGGGCTCGCGCAGAGACCGCTCATGGAAACGCCACAACAACGCACTGCCAACAGATTCCAGGATGAGTACAG ACTTGCCACCTGTCGGGAGCCTGCCAACCGCTACTACGCCAACGCCGGTCATGCATTGGCGCCCGCCACCAGCGCCAACGACAGTGAGCAGCAGAGCATGTCCAGCGACGGGGACACGCTTTCCCTCACAGACAGCAGTGT TGATGGTGTCCCACCCTACAGATACCATAAGCCTCATCGGCGGGAGATGCAAGAGAGCGCTCGAGCAAACGGGCGTGTGCCTTTGCCTCTCATCCCC CGCACAAACAGGATTCCGAAGGACATCCACATTGTGCCGGAGCGCTTCGCCGCTGACCTGATCCTCCGCTTGGAGGGCGTTCTGCGAGAGCGGGAGACAGAAGAGCGTCTGGAGAGACTACGACTG GAAGAGGAAGTCGATGAAATGAACACGTCATTTGCCAACCATCGGTTCCCCGATGCTGTTCATCCGCAGAATTCCAACTATGCCGACTACTTCCAGAGGGACTCCCACGAGGAGAACCCGGAGAGCATTCTGGATGACCACGTCCAGCGCGTCATGAAGACTCCCGGCTGCCAGTCGCCGGGAACGGGACGCCATTCTCCCAAGTCTTGCTCGCCAAGTGGCTTCCTAGGGGGTAAAGGGATTACGGTGCCATCTTTGAGTAAATATGCATCCAGGCATTGTCTCAAGGGAGAGTCCGGCCACATGCACCACTACAAAGCTGGGGTCGGGAAGTCCAAAGAGCAAATGGAGTCACCCTGGGGAGAAGACGTGGGTCATGGACCCAAGTCTTGCATGTTTGCAGATGGCATTGGATTCACAAACATGGAGCATATAACTCATgg AAGTAAAGGCGGTGTGCAGTGTAGGCGAGCATGCAAGCGTGGGGAGGAGGTGCCAGGTCCTGGAGATGACATGGAGAAGAACCAGAAGATCTTCTTATGGCTGATGGAGGGGCAGAAGGAGATGATCCGACACAAAAGGAGTCCCTATGG CAGCACCACAGGCTCCAAGAAGGTTCCCGGCCACGCTGGATCCCATCCCGGCTCAGCCTGGGACAACGTGCAGCCATCGCATCCTTTCATCCAGGACCCCACCATGCCCCCCAACCCAGCCCCGAGCCCCCTCATCCAGCTGGAGGAGGTCCGCAGGCGTCTGGAGGAGGAGAAACTCAAGTCTGGAGTTTTGCAACCCAAGCAGAG GTATGTGATGGAGGTCATCCAGCGAGGTCGCACTGCGGTCAGGCCTGCACTTGTCCCTCCACTCAGCATGGTGCCTGCCGTTTCTGACTGCGCGCCCTCCGAGCCCGA acACAAAGCTCCTCAGAAGCAACCGTGTGACAACACCACAGTGGCGTATTATTTCTGCGGGGAGCCAATACCGTACAGGACGTCCGTCAAAGGGCGACTGGTGACGCTCGGCCAGTTTAAAGAGCTGCTGACCAAGAAAGGAAACTACAA
- the axin1 gene encoding axin-1 isoform X2, whose translation MTVSDQRAFLVDLGGSFNEDAPRPPVPGEEGELVLTGGRQYHRPAFPPKNLKCEASVATPRRPDLDLGYEPEGSASPTPPYVRWAESLHSLLDDQDGIHLFRTFVKQEACVDLLDFWFACSGFRKLEASKGNDDKRLKLAKAIYKKYILDNNGIVSRQVKPATKSFIKDCVMKQHIDSAMFDQAQTEIQTMMEENTYPLFLKSDIYLESTQTQGESPKLYADQSPTSGSGKSLVGYLPTLNEHEEWRCDQDPEEMPDCDPTPSSGLAQRPLMETPQQRTANRFQDEYRLATCREPANRYYANAGHALAPATSANDSEQQSMSSDGDTLSLTDSSVDGVPPYRYHKPHRREMQESARANGRVPLPLIPRTNRIPKDIHIVPERFAADLILRLEGVLRERETEERLERLRLEEEVDEMNTSFANHRFPDAVHPQNSNYADYFQRDSHEENPESILDDHVQRVMKTPGCQSPGTGRHSPKSCSPSGFLGGKGITVPSLSKYASRHCLKGESGHMHHYKAGVGKSKEQMESPWGEDVGHGPKSCMFADGIGFTNMEHITHGKGGVQCRRACKRGEEVPGPGDDMEKNQKIFLWLMEGQKEMIRHKRSPYGSTTGSKKVPGHAGSHPGSAWDNVQPSHPFIQDPTMPPNPAPSPLIQLEEVRRRLEEEKLKSGVLQPKQRYVMEVIQRGRTAVRPALVPPLSMVPAVSDCAPSEPEHKAPQKQPCDNTTVAYYFCGEPIPYRTSVKGRLVTLGQFKELLTKKGNYKYYFKKKSDEFDCGVVFEEVREDDATLPIFEEKIIGKVEKVD comes from the exons ATGACCGTGAGCGACCAAAGGGCCTTCTTGGTGGACCTGGGTGGCAGCTTCAATGAGGATGCTCCCAGACCTCCAGTCCCTGGGGAAGAAGGCGAACTGGTACTCACCGGCGGCCGCCAGTACCACCGCCCTGCCTTTCCACCCAAGAACCTTAAATGTGAGGCGTCCGTTGCTACCCCTCGGCGACCCGACCTGGACTTGGGCTACGAGCCTGAGGGCAGCGCCTCCCCGACTCCGCCTTACGTGAGATGGGCGGAGTCCCTTCACTCCCTCCTGGATGACCAAGATGGCATCCATCTGTTTAGGACGTTTGTCAAACAGGAGGCCTGCGTCGACCTGTTGGACTTCTGGTTTGCTTGCAGCGGTTTCCGCAAGCTTGAAGCCAGCAAGGGCAACGACGACAAGCGTTTAAAACTGGCCAAAGCCATCTATAAGAAATACATCCTGGACAACAACGGCATTGTTTCCAGGCAGGTCAAACCAGCGACTAAGTCCTTCATCAAAGACTGTGTGATGAAGCAGCACATCGATTCTGCCATGTTTGACCAAGCTCAGACCGAGATCCAGACCATGATGGAGGAAAACACCTACCCTTTATTCCTTAAATCCGACATATATTTAGAAAGCACGCAGACACAAGGTGAGAGTCCCAAATTGTACGCCGATCAAAGTCCGACTTCTGGCAGTGGAAAAAGTCTGGTGGGTTATTTGCCGACGTTAAATGAGCACGAGGAATGGAGATGCGACCAAGACCCTGAAGAGATGCCTGATTGTGACCCTACTCCCAGCAGCGGGCTCGCGCAGAGACCGCTCATGGAAACGCCACAACAACGCACTGCCAACAGATTCCAGGATGAGTACAG ACTTGCCACCTGTCGGGAGCCTGCCAACCGCTACTACGCCAACGCCGGTCATGCATTGGCGCCCGCCACCAGCGCCAACGACAGTGAGCAGCAGAGCATGTCCAGCGACGGGGACACGCTTTCCCTCACAGACAGCAGTGT TGATGGTGTCCCACCCTACAGATACCATAAGCCTCATCGGCGGGAGATGCAAGAGAGCGCTCGAGCAAACGGGCGTGTGCCTTTGCCTCTCATCCCC CGCACAAACAGGATTCCGAAGGACATCCACATTGTGCCGGAGCGCTTCGCCGCTGACCTGATCCTCCGCTTGGAGGGCGTTCTGCGAGAGCGGGAGACAGAAGAGCGTCTGGAGAGACTACGACTG GAAGAGGAAGTCGATGAAATGAACACGTCATTTGCCAACCATCGGTTCCCCGATGCTGTTCATCCGCAGAATTCCAACTATGCCGACTACTTCCAGAGGGACTCCCACGAGGAGAACCCGGAGAGCATTCTGGATGACCACGTCCAGCGCGTCATGAAGACTCCCGGCTGCCAGTCGCCGGGAACGGGACGCCATTCTCCCAAGTCTTGCTCGCCAAGTGGCTTCCTAGGGGGTAAAGGGATTACGGTGCCATCTTTGAGTAAATATGCATCCAGGCATTGTCTCAAGGGAGAGTCCGGCCACATGCACCACTACAAAGCTGGGGTCGGGAAGTCCAAAGAGCAAATGGAGTCACCCTGGGGAGAAGACGTGGGTCATGGACCCAAGTCTTGCATGTTTGCAGATGGCATTGGATTCACAAACATGGAGCATATAACTCATgg TAAAGGCGGTGTGCAGTGTAGGCGAGCATGCAAGCGTGGGGAGGAGGTGCCAGGTCCTGGAGATGACATGGAGAAGAACCAGAAGATCTTCTTATGGCTGATGGAGGGGCAGAAGGAGATGATCCGACACAAAAGGAGTCCCTATGG CAGCACCACAGGCTCCAAGAAGGTTCCCGGCCACGCTGGATCCCATCCCGGCTCAGCCTGGGACAACGTGCAGCCATCGCATCCTTTCATCCAGGACCCCACCATGCCCCCCAACCCAGCCCCGAGCCCCCTCATCCAGCTGGAGGAGGTCCGCAGGCGTCTGGAGGAGGAGAAACTCAAGTCTGGAGTTTTGCAACCCAAGCAGAG GTATGTGATGGAGGTCATCCAGCGAGGTCGCACTGCGGTCAGGCCTGCACTTGTCCCTCCACTCAGCATGGTGCCTGCCGTTTCTGACTGCGCGCCCTCCGAGCCCGA acACAAAGCTCCTCAGAAGCAACCGTGTGACAACACCACAGTGGCGTATTATTTCTGCGGGGAGCCAATACCGTACAGGACGTCCGTCAAAGGGCGACTGGTGACGCTCGGCCAGTTTAAAGAGCTGCTGACCAAGAAAGGAAACTACAA
- the axin1 gene encoding axin-1 isoform X3, whose amino-acid sequence MTVSDQRAFLVDLGGSFNEDAPRPPVPGEEGELVLTGGRQYHRPAFPPKNLKCEASVATPRRPDLDLGYEPEGSASPTPPYVRWAESLHSLLDDQDGIHLFRTFVKQEACVDLLDFWFACSGFRKLEASKGNDDKRLKLAKAIYKKYILDNNGIVSRQVKPATKSFIKDCVMKQHIDSAMFDQAQTEIQTMMEENTYPLFLKSDIYLESTQTQGESPKLYADQSPTSGSGKSLVGYLPTLNEHEEWRCDQDPEEMPDCDPTPSSGLAQRPLMETPQQRTANRFQDEYRLATCREPANRYYANAGHALAPATSANDSEQQSMSSDGDTLSLTDSSVDGVPPYRYHKPHRREMQESARANGRVPLPLIPRTNRIPKDIHIVPERFAADLILRLEGVLRERETEERLERLRLEEEVDEMNTSFANHRFPDAVHPQNSNYADYFQRDSHEENPESILDDHVQRVMKTPGCQSPGTGRHSPKSCSPSGFLGGKGITVPSLSKYASRHCLKGESGHMHHYKAGVGKSKEQMESPWGEDVGHGPKSCMFADGIGFTNMEHITHGSKGGVQCRRACKRGEEVPGPGDDMEKNQKIFLWLMEGQKEMIRHKRSPYGTTGSKKVPGHAGSHPGSAWDNVQPSHPFIQDPTMPPNPAPSPLIQLEEVRRRLEEEKLKSGVLQPKQRYVMEVIQRGRTAVRPALVPPLSMVPAVSDCAPSEPEHKAPQKQPCDNTTVAYYFCGEPIPYRTSVKGRLVTLGQFKELLTKKGNYKYYFKKKSDEFDCGVVFEEVREDDATLPIFEEKIIGKVEKVD is encoded by the exons ATGACCGTGAGCGACCAAAGGGCCTTCTTGGTGGACCTGGGTGGCAGCTTCAATGAGGATGCTCCCAGACCTCCAGTCCCTGGGGAAGAAGGCGAACTGGTACTCACCGGCGGCCGCCAGTACCACCGCCCTGCCTTTCCACCCAAGAACCTTAAATGTGAGGCGTCCGTTGCTACCCCTCGGCGACCCGACCTGGACTTGGGCTACGAGCCTGAGGGCAGCGCCTCCCCGACTCCGCCTTACGTGAGATGGGCGGAGTCCCTTCACTCCCTCCTGGATGACCAAGATGGCATCCATCTGTTTAGGACGTTTGTCAAACAGGAGGCCTGCGTCGACCTGTTGGACTTCTGGTTTGCTTGCAGCGGTTTCCGCAAGCTTGAAGCCAGCAAGGGCAACGACGACAAGCGTTTAAAACTGGCCAAAGCCATCTATAAGAAATACATCCTGGACAACAACGGCATTGTTTCCAGGCAGGTCAAACCAGCGACTAAGTCCTTCATCAAAGACTGTGTGATGAAGCAGCACATCGATTCTGCCATGTTTGACCAAGCTCAGACCGAGATCCAGACCATGATGGAGGAAAACACCTACCCTTTATTCCTTAAATCCGACATATATTTAGAAAGCACGCAGACACAAGGTGAGAGTCCCAAATTGTACGCCGATCAAAGTCCGACTTCTGGCAGTGGAAAAAGTCTGGTGGGTTATTTGCCGACGTTAAATGAGCACGAGGAATGGAGATGCGACCAAGACCCTGAAGAGATGCCTGATTGTGACCCTACTCCCAGCAGCGGGCTCGCGCAGAGACCGCTCATGGAAACGCCACAACAACGCACTGCCAACAGATTCCAGGATGAGTACAG ACTTGCCACCTGTCGGGAGCCTGCCAACCGCTACTACGCCAACGCCGGTCATGCATTGGCGCCCGCCACCAGCGCCAACGACAGTGAGCAGCAGAGCATGTCCAGCGACGGGGACACGCTTTCCCTCACAGACAGCAGTGT TGATGGTGTCCCACCCTACAGATACCATAAGCCTCATCGGCGGGAGATGCAAGAGAGCGCTCGAGCAAACGGGCGTGTGCCTTTGCCTCTCATCCCC CGCACAAACAGGATTCCGAAGGACATCCACATTGTGCCGGAGCGCTTCGCCGCTGACCTGATCCTCCGCTTGGAGGGCGTTCTGCGAGAGCGGGAGACAGAAGAGCGTCTGGAGAGACTACGACTG GAAGAGGAAGTCGATGAAATGAACACGTCATTTGCCAACCATCGGTTCCCCGATGCTGTTCATCCGCAGAATTCCAACTATGCCGACTACTTCCAGAGGGACTCCCACGAGGAGAACCCGGAGAGCATTCTGGATGACCACGTCCAGCGCGTCATGAAGACTCCCGGCTGCCAGTCGCCGGGAACGGGACGCCATTCTCCCAAGTCTTGCTCGCCAAGTGGCTTCCTAGGGGGTAAAGGGATTACGGTGCCATCTTTGAGTAAATATGCATCCAGGCATTGTCTCAAGGGAGAGTCCGGCCACATGCACCACTACAAAGCTGGGGTCGGGAAGTCCAAAGAGCAAATGGAGTCACCCTGGGGAGAAGACGTGGGTCATGGACCCAAGTCTTGCATGTTTGCAGATGGCATTGGATTCACAAACATGGAGCATATAACTCATgg AAGTAAAGGCGGTGTGCAGTGTAGGCGAGCATGCAAGCGTGGGGAGGAGGTGCCAGGTCCTGGAGATGACATGGAGAAGAACCAGAAGATCTTCTTATGGCTGATGGAGGGGCAGAAGGAGATGATCCGACACAAAAGGAGTCCCTATGG CACCACAGGCTCCAAGAAGGTTCCCGGCCACGCTGGATCCCATCCCGGCTCAGCCTGGGACAACGTGCAGCCATCGCATCCTTTCATCCAGGACCCCACCATGCCCCCCAACCCAGCCCCGAGCCCCCTCATCCAGCTGGAGGAGGTCCGCAGGCGTCTGGAGGAGGAGAAACTCAAGTCTGGAGTTTTGCAACCCAAGCAGAG GTATGTGATGGAGGTCATCCAGCGAGGTCGCACTGCGGTCAGGCCTGCACTTGTCCCTCCACTCAGCATGGTGCCTGCCGTTTCTGACTGCGCGCCCTCCGAGCCCGA acACAAAGCTCCTCAGAAGCAACCGTGTGACAACACCACAGTGGCGTATTATTTCTGCGGGGAGCCAATACCGTACAGGACGTCCGTCAAAGGGCGACTGGTGACGCTCGGCCAGTTTAAAGAGCTGCTGACCAAGAAAGGAAACTACAA